Proteins from a single region of Undibacterium sp. KW1:
- the rpsL gene encoding 30S ribosomal protein S12 — translation MPTINQLIRQPRVSARVKSKSPALENSPQKRGVCTRVYTTTPKKPNSALRKVAKVRLTNGFEVISYIGGEGHNLQEHSVVLLRGGRVKDLPGVRYHMVRGALDTQGVKDRKQARSKYGAKRAKAVKK, via the coding sequence ATGCCAACCATCAATCAACTGATTCGCCAACCACGTGTTTCTGCACGTGTGAAAAGCAAATCGCCGGCGCTGGAAAACAGCCCGCAAAAACGTGGCGTTTGCACCCGCGTTTATACGACAACTCCAAAAAAGCCTAACTCGGCTTTGCGTAAAGTTGCCAAAGTTCGCCTGACTAATGGTTTCGAAGTTATTTCGTACATTGGCGGTGAAGGCCATAACTTGCAAGAACATAGCGTGGTATTGCTGCGCGGTGGTCGTGTAAAGGATTTGCCAGGTGTTCGTTACCATATGGTTCGCGGTGCTTTGGATACTCAAGGCGTTAAAGACCGTAAGCAAGCTCGCTCCAAATATGGTGCTAAGCGCGCTAAGGCAGTTAAGAAGTAA
- a CDS encoding phosphoethanolamine transferase, which translates to MPVLFRPASLYLLLSYLLISCLPFFPLLQGQPVEKPWHLLAMELVSWLGFWSLLQRPRWFHYLLLPAFFAVPVEVYLRLYFGQGISTHHLGIMVETSPKEAMEFLGNKVWLLLLLVIAVSAWWWSLLSVAKNHTHWDWTHRSRWAVLLLFILGVATWTYGEQIGVAKAATTASASKASGSAAATPASASTEDEEKDEDEEEEASASASVSAASATEASPASTSADMLTRWHASLKKNLPPLPHWAKIPYDEETYIRSWPFGLVLRGNDFWVERDYLAKLSEKSRAFRFQAHLDGNPATPQTIIMVIGESSRFDRWSLNGYERDTNPLLKKESNLVSFSDVVTAVSATRLSVPIIVSRKPAAQSLKAGFSEKSFLTAFKEAGFKTYWLSNQMSFGQFDTPTSVFAKEADVTQFLNLGGFTNSSNLDQVLLEPMANAMRDAAPKKLIVLHTLGNHWNYSHRHPQSFDNWKPSLYGVVNPAYTDLKNKQALNNSYDNSILYTDWMLSEVIQKLKTSSQITSLFYISDHGQTLYDGSCNLAFHGHNTQYEFHVPAFMWYSDAYQEHFPDKIVQLRLHQKAKLSTENVFHSLLDMANIRYPDEKLEWSILSKQLKPHTRYVDSYGWTNYDNSTLKGDCREVMDKKTPLVQEK; encoded by the coding sequence ATGCCCGTCCTGTTTCGTCCAGCCTCGCTGTACCTGCTTCTCAGCTACCTGCTGATTTCATGTCTGCCGTTTTTCCCCTTGCTGCAAGGACAGCCAGTGGAAAAGCCCTGGCATCTGCTGGCAATGGAGCTGGTGTCCTGGCTGGGTTTCTGGTCCCTGCTGCAAAGACCGCGCTGGTTTCACTACCTGCTGCTGCCAGCCTTCTTTGCCGTGCCTGTTGAAGTTTACCTGCGCTTATATTTTGGACAAGGCATCTCTACCCACCATCTGGGCATCATGGTGGAGACCAGCCCCAAGGAAGCAATGGAATTTCTCGGCAATAAAGTCTGGCTACTGTTATTGCTGGTGATTGCAGTAAGCGCCTGGTGGTGGAGCCTGCTGAGCGTTGCCAAAAACCATACGCACTGGGACTGGACACACCGTTCACGCTGGGCAGTTTTGCTGCTTTTTATCTTAGGCGTTGCCACCTGGACTTATGGTGAACAGATAGGCGTCGCCAAGGCAGCAACTACTGCCAGTGCCAGCAAAGCCAGTGGTAGCGCAGCAGCAACACCAGCTTCAGCCTCAACGGAAGATGAGGAAAAAGACGAAGATGAAGAGGAAGAAGCCAGTGCATCTGCATCTGTGTCGGCGGCTTCTGCGACGGAAGCAAGCCCGGCCAGTACCTCTGCAGACATGCTGACGCGCTGGCATGCCAGCCTCAAAAAGAACCTACCCCCGTTGCCACACTGGGCCAAAATCCCTTATGACGAAGAGACGTATATACGGAGCTGGCCATTTGGCCTGGTCTTGCGCGGCAATGATTTTTGGGTAGAGCGTGATTACCTGGCCAAACTGTCAGAGAAAAGCCGGGCTTTCCGCTTCCAGGCGCATCTGGATGGCAACCCGGCAACACCACAAACCATTATCATGGTGATAGGCGAGTCTTCGCGCTTTGACCGCTGGAGCCTGAATGGTTATGAGCGTGACACCAATCCCCTGCTGAAAAAAGAAAGCAATCTGGTCAGTTTCAGCGACGTGGTGACTGCAGTCTCAGCCACCCGTTTGTCGGTACCCATCATCGTCTCGCGCAAACCGGCGGCACAAAGCCTGAAGGCAGGTTTTTCTGAAAAGTCATTCCTGACCGCCTTCAAGGAAGCCGGATTCAAGACTTACTGGCTGTCAAACCAGATGAGCTTTGGCCAGTTCGATACGCCAACCTCGGTCTTCGCCAAAGAAGCTGATGTCACCCAGTTTTTAAACCTGGGTGGTTTTACCAATAGCTCCAATCTTGACCAGGTCTTGCTGGAACCCATGGCAAATGCCATGCGAGATGCCGCACCGAAGAAACTCATCGTTTTGCACACTCTGGGCAATCACTGGAATTACAGCCACCGCCATCCGCAGTCTTTTGATAACTGGAAACCTTCTTTATATGGCGTCGTCAATCCTGCCTATACCGACCTGAAAAACAAGCAGGCGCTGAACAACAGTTATGACAATTCCATCTTGTATACAGACTGGATGCTGTCAGAGGTCATACAGAAGCTGAAAACCAGTTCGCAAATCACTTCACTATTCTATATATCAGACCATGGCCAGACCTTGTATGACGGCAGTTGCAACCTGGCTTTCCATGGTCACAATACCCAGTACGAATTCCATGTTCCGGCATTCATGTGGTATTCAGATGCTTATCAAGAACATTTCCCGGACAAGATAGTGCAGTTGCGCCTGCACCAGAAAGCAAAATTATCGACAGAAAACGTTTTCCACAGTCTGCTGGACATGGCCAATATCCGTTATCCAGATGAAAAACTGGAGTGGAGCATACTCAGCAAGCAGCTCAAACCTCATACCCGTTATGTCGACAGTTATGGCTGGACCAATTATGACAATTCCACCCTCAAGGGTGATTGCCGCGAAGTCATGGATAAAAAAACGCCATTAGTACAGGAAAAATAG
- the rplB gene encoding 50S ribosomal protein L2 produces the protein MALVKMKPTSPGRRGMVKVVTEGLYKGRPFAALLEKKSKTAGRNNNGHITTRHIGGGHKQHYRIVDFKRNKDGIPAKVERIEYDPNRTAHIALLCYADGERAYIIAPKGLTVGDQIMNGSQAPIKSGNCLPIRNIPVGTTMHCVEMLPGKGAQIARTAGAGVVLMAREGTYAQVRLRSGEVRRIHIECRATVGEVGNGEHNLRKIGKAGAMRWRGVRPTVRGVVMNPIDHPHGGGEGRTAAGRHPVSPWGQQTKGKKTRRNKRTTSMIVSRRGKK, from the coding sequence ATGGCACTCGTTAAGATGAAGCCAACCTCACCAGGTCGTCGTGGTATGGTGAAGGTAGTGACAGAAGGCCTGTACAAAGGTCGTCCGTTCGCTGCTTTGTTGGAAAAGAAATCAAAAACTGCTGGCCGTAATAACAACGGTCACATCACTACCCGTCATATCGGAGGTGGTCACAAGCAGCATTACCGTATTGTTGACTTCAAACGCAACAAGGACGGTATTCCTGCAAAAGTAGAGCGTATTGAATACGATCCTAACCGTACAGCGCACATTGCTTTGTTGTGCTATGCGGACGGCGAACGTGCATACATCATCGCTCCTAAAGGTTTGACAGTTGGTGATCAGATAATGAACGGTTCGCAAGCACCGATCAAATCTGGTAACTGCCTGCCTATCCGTAATATCCCTGTTGGTACAACTATGCATTGCGTAGAAATGCTGCCAGGTAAAGGTGCTCAGATCGCACGTACAGCTGGTGCTGGCGTTGTGCTGATGGCACGCGAAGGTACTTACGCTCAGGTTCGTCTGCGCTCCGGTGAAGTTCGCCGCATTCATATCGAATGCCGTGCGACAGTCGGTGAAGTAGGCAACGGCGAGCATAACCTGCGCAAGATTGGTAAAGCTGGTGCAATGCGCTGGCGCGGTGTTCGTCCTACCGTTCGCGGTGTGGTCATGAACCCGATCGACCATCCTCACGGTGGTGGTGAAGGTAGAACAGCAGCCGGTCGTCATCCAGTATCGCCATGGGGTCAGCAAACCAAGGGTAAGAAGACACGTCGCAACAAGCGTACTACTTCGATGATCGTCTCACGCCGTGGCAAGAAATAA
- the tuf gene encoding elongation factor Tu yields MAKGKFERTKPHVNVGTIGHVDHGKTTLTAAIATVLSKKFGGEAKAYDQIDAAPEEKARGITINTAHVEYETAGRHYAHVDCPGHADYVKNMITGAAQMDGAILVCSAADGPMPQTREHILLARQVGVPYIIVFLNKCDMVDDAELLELVEMEVRELLSKYEFPGDDLPIIQGSAKLALEGDKGPLGEEAIMKLADALDSYIPTPERAVDGAFLLPVEDVFSISGRGTVVTGRIERGIIKVGEEIEIVGIKDTVKTTCTGVEMFRKLLDQGQAGDNVGVLLRGTKREDIQRGQVLSKPGSIKPHAHFTGEIYVLSKDEGGRHTPFFNNYRPQFYFRTTDVTGSIELPKDKEMVMPGDNVSITVKLINPIAMEEGLRFAIREGGRTVGAGVVAKIIE; encoded by the coding sequence ATGGCAAAAGGTAAGTTCGAGCGCACCAAGCCGCACGTCAACGTTGGTACAATTGGCCACGTAGATCACGGCAAAACCACACTGACAGCAGCGATTGCAACAGTATTGTCGAAAAAATTCGGCGGCGAAGCTAAAGCATACGACCAGATCGATGCAGCACCAGAAGAAAAAGCGCGCGGTATTACAATCAATACAGCCCACGTTGAGTACGAAACAGCTGGCCGTCACTACGCCCACGTTGACTGCCCAGGCCATGCTGACTATGTTAAAAACATGATCACTGGCGCGGCTCAAATGGACGGCGCGATCCTGGTTTGCTCCGCAGCAGACGGCCCAATGCCACAAACTCGCGAACACATCCTGTTGGCCCGCCAAGTTGGCGTTCCATACATCATCGTATTCCTGAACAAATGCGACATGGTTGATGACGCTGAGTTGCTGGAACTGGTTGAAATGGAAGTGCGCGAATTGCTCTCCAAATACGAATTCCCAGGCGACGACCTGCCTATCATTCAAGGTTCCGCTAAACTGGCCCTCGAAGGCGACAAAGGTCCTCTGGGCGAAGAAGCCATCATGAAACTGGCTGACGCACTCGACTCCTACATCCCAACACCAGAACGCGCAGTTGACGGCGCCTTCCTGTTGCCAGTAGAAGACGTATTCTCCATCTCCGGTCGCGGTACAGTTGTTACCGGTCGTATCGAGCGCGGCATCATCAAAGTCGGCGAAGAGATCGAAATCGTTGGTATCAAAGACACAGTCAAGACTACATGTACTGGCGTTGAAATGTTCCGCAAACTGCTCGACCAAGGTCAAGCAGGCGACAACGTCGGCGTATTGCTGCGTGGTACCAAGCGTGAAGATATCCAACGTGGTCAAGTATTGTCCAAGCCAGGTTCGATCAAGCCACATGCGCACTTCACAGGCGAGATCTATGTTCTGTCCAAAGATGAAGGTGGCCGTCATACTCCATTCTTCAACAACTACCGTCCACAGTTCTACTTCCGTACAACGGACGTAACTGGTTCGATCGAGTTGCCGAAAGACAAAGAAATGGTCATGCCAGGTGATAACGTATCTATCACTGTTAAATTGATCAACCCGATCGCGATGGAAGAAGGCTTGCGCTTCGCTATCCGTGAAGGTGGCCGTACAGTCGGTGCTGGCGTTGTTGCTAAAATCATCGAGTAA
- the rplW gene encoding 50S ribosomal protein L23, giving the protein MSAQVKISEERLMKVLLAPVISEKATMVAEKNEQVVFLVMPDATKPEIKAAVELLFKVQVESVQVANRQGKQKRTGKFNGRRNHTRRAFVCLKPGQEINFTEGA; this is encoded by the coding sequence ATGAGCGCACAAGTCAAAATTAGCGAAGAACGCCTGATGAAGGTGTTGCTGGCTCCTGTTATTTCTGAAAAAGCAACGATGGTTGCTGAAAAGAATGAGCAAGTGGTTTTCCTGGTTATGCCAGATGCAACCAAGCCAGAAATCAAAGCTGCCGTCGAATTGCTGTTCAAAGTACAAGTTGAATCCGTACAAGTAGCAAATCGCCAAGGTAAACAAAAACGTACCGGTAAATTTAATGGCCGCCGCAATCATACAAGACGCGCTTTTGTATGCTTGAAGCCAGGTCAGGAAATTAACTTCACTGAGGGGGCATAA
- the rpsS gene encoding 30S ribosomal protein S19 produces the protein MTRSLKKGPFCDAHLVKKVETAQATKDKKPIKTWSRRSTIMPDFIGLTIAVHNGKQHVPVYVSENMVGHKLGEFALTRTFKGHAADKKAKR, from the coding sequence ATGACACGTTCATTGAAAAAAGGGCCGTTCTGCGACGCCCATCTGGTGAAGAAAGTCGAAACCGCGCAAGCGACTAAAGACAAAAAGCCAATCAAGACCTGGTCCCGTCGTTCGACAATTATGCCGGACTTCATCGGTTTGACCATTGCGGTACATAACGGTAAGCAACACGTACCAGTTTATGTTTCCGAAAACATGGTTGGTCACAAGCTCGGCGAATTCGCGCTGACCCGTACGTTCAAGGGTCACGCTGCCGATAAAAAGGCTAAGAGATAA
- the rplC gene encoding 50S ribosomal protein L3 — MSLGLVGRKVGMMRIFTDDGDSIPVTVLDVSNNRVTQVKTPETDGYSAVQVTFGQRRASRVTKAAAGHLAKAGVEAGTVLKEFRIDAAKASELKAGDVVPVGLFEAGQKVDVQGVTIGKGYAGTIKRHHFASGRATHGNSRSHNVPGSIGMAQDPGRVFPGKRMTGHLGDVTRTVQNLEIARVDAERQLLLVKGAVPGAKNGQVIVSPAVKVKAKKGA; from the coding sequence ATGAGCTTGGGCCTAGTTGGTCGCAAGGTTGGCATGATGCGCATCTTTACAGATGACGGGGATTCAATACCTGTTACTGTTTTGGACGTATCCAACAACCGCGTGACGCAAGTCAAAACTCCTGAAACAGACGGTTACTCCGCTGTTCAGGTAACTTTCGGTCAGCGCCGTGCATCCCGTGTAACAAAAGCGGCTGCCGGTCACCTCGCAAAAGCAGGTGTTGAAGCTGGTACTGTATTAAAAGAATTCCGTATTGATGCTGCTAAAGCCTCTGAACTGAAGGCTGGCGATGTTGTGCCTGTCGGTTTGTTCGAAGCTGGTCAAAAAGTGGATGTGCAAGGCGTAACGATTGGTAAGGGCTATGCCGGTACCATCAAGCGTCACCACTTCGCTTCTGGTCGTGCTACTCACGGTAACTCCCGTTCGCATAATGTACCTGGTTCTATCGGTATGGCGCAGGATCCAGGTCGTGTATTCCCTGGTAAGCGCATGACTGGTCATCTGGGTGACGTAACTCGCACTGTGCAAAATCTGGAAATCGCTCGCGTAGATGCAGAGCGTCAGTTGTTGCTGGTGAAGGGTGCCGTGCCGGGTGCAAAAAATGGTCAGGTGATTGTATCTCCTGCTGTTAAAGTTAAAGCCAAGAAGGGAGCCTAA
- the rplV gene encoding 50S ribosomal protein L22: MMETKANLRGVRLSEQKGRLVADLIRGKKVDQALNILAFSPKKGAAIIKKVLESAIANAEHNDGADIDELKVKTIYVEKGAILKRFTARAKGRGDRISKQSCHIYVTVGN, from the coding sequence ATGATGGAAACTAAAGCAAATTTGCGCGGTGTGCGTCTGTCTGAGCAAAAAGGTCGCCTGGTGGCTGACCTGATTCGCGGTAAAAAAGTAGATCAGGCATTGAATATCCTGGCATTCAGCCCTAAAAAAGGTGCTGCGATCATCAAGAAAGTGTTGGAGTCTGCAATTGCAAACGCCGAACACAATGATGGCGCTGACATCGATGAGCTGAAAGTAAAGACTATCTATGTCGAAAAGGGTGCGATTCTGAAGCGCTTCACAGCACGCGCTAAGGGTCGTGGTGATCGTATCTCTAAACAATCCTGTCACATTTATGTGACCGTTGGTAACTAA
- the fusA gene encoding elongation factor G — protein sequence MARKTPIERYRNIGISAHIDAGKTTTTERVLFYTGVNHKIGEVHDGAATMDWMEQEQERGITITSAATTCFWKGMANNFPEHHINIIDTPGHVDFTIEVERSMRVLDGACMVYCAVGGVQPQSETVWRQANKYKVPRLAFVNKMDRTGANFFKVYDQMRARLKANPVPLQVPIGAEDLFEGVIDLVKMKAIIWDAASQGMKFEYRDIPENLLADAQKWRENMVEAAAEASEELMNKYLEDGDLSEADIKSALRQRTIASEIVPMMCGTAFKNKGVQAMLDAVVEYLPSPLDIPPVPGVNEDDEPVVRKAEDTEKFSALAFKIATDPFVGQLCFIRCYSGTLNSGDSVFNSVKGKKERIGRLVQMHANQREEIKEMMAGDIAAVVGLKDTTTGDTLCDEKAIVVLERMVFPEPVISQAVEPKTKADQEKMGLALNRLAAEDPSFRVRTDEESGQTIIAGMGELHLDIIVDRMKREFNVEATVGKPQVAYRETIRKTCEEIEGKFVKQSGGRGQYGHVVLKIEPQEPGKGFEFVDAIKGGTVPREYIPAVEKGVRETLTSGVLAGYPVVDVKVTLFFGSYHDVDSNENAFRMAGSMAFKDGCRKASPVILEPMMAVEVETPEDYAGTVMGDLSSRRGMVQGMDEIAGGGGKIIKAEVPLSEMFGYSTSLRSATQGRATYSMEFKHYSEAPKNVIDAIVTSKAK from the coding sequence ATGGCCCGTAAGACCCCCATTGAGCGCTACCGCAATATCGGTATTTCCGCTCACATTGATGCCGGTAAAACAACAACGACAGAGCGCGTACTGTTTTACACAGGTGTAAACCACAAAATTGGTGAAGTGCATGATGGCGCGGCTACCATGGACTGGATGGAGCAAGAGCAGGAACGTGGTATCACCATTACTTCTGCTGCGACAACATGCTTCTGGAAGGGCATGGCGAACAACTTCCCTGAGCATCACATCAACATCATCGATACACCAGGCCACGTTGACTTCACGATTGAAGTTGAGCGTTCCATGCGTGTTCTCGATGGCGCCTGCATGGTTTACTGTGCAGTAGGTGGTGTTCAGCCTCAGTCTGAAACCGTATGGCGTCAAGCTAACAAGTACAAAGTCCCACGTCTGGCATTCGTCAACAAGATGGACCGTACTGGCGCGAACTTCTTCAAAGTGTACGATCAAATGCGTGCACGTCTGAAGGCTAACCCAGTTCCTCTGCAAGTACCTATCGGCGCTGAAGACCTGTTCGAAGGCGTTATCGATCTGGTCAAGATGAAAGCGATCATCTGGGATGCAGCATCTCAAGGTATGAAATTTGAATACCGTGATATCCCTGAAAACCTGTTGGCTGACGCACAAAAATGGCGTGAAAACATGGTTGAAGCAGCTGCTGAAGCCAGCGAAGAGCTGATGAACAAATACCTGGAAGATGGCGACCTGTCTGAAGCTGACATCAAGTCTGCTTTGCGTCAGCGTACTATCGCTTCTGAAATCGTTCCTATGATGTGCGGTACTGCATTTAAGAACAAGGGCGTACAGGCGATGCTGGATGCGGTTGTTGAATACCTGCCATCCCCATTGGATATTCCACCAGTTCCTGGTGTGAACGAAGATGACGAACCGGTTGTCCGTAAAGCTGAAGATACAGAGAAATTCTCTGCTCTGGCATTCAAAATCGCAACTGATCCATTCGTTGGTCAATTGTGCTTTATCCGTTGCTACTCCGGTACTTTGAATTCTGGCGACAGCGTTTTCAACTCTGTTAAAGGTAAAAAAGAGCGTATCGGCCGTCTGGTTCAAATGCACGCGAACCAACGTGAAGAAATCAAAGAAATGATGGCAGGTGATATCGCTGCGGTCGTTGGTCTGAAAGACACAACAACTGGTGATACCCTGTGTGACGAAAAAGCGATCGTTGTTCTGGAACGCATGGTGTTCCCAGAGCCAGTTATTTCTCAGGCTGTTGAACCAAAAACCAAGGCCGACCAGGAAAAAATGGGTCTGGCATTGAACCGTCTGGCTGCTGAAGATCCATCTTTCCGCGTACGTACTGACGAAGAATCTGGTCAAACAATTATCGCCGGTATGGGCGAGTTGCATCTGGATATTATCGTTGACCGTATGAAGCGTGAATTCAACGTTGAAGCGACTGTTGGTAAACCACAAGTTGCTTACCGTGAAACTATCCGCAAAACTTGCGAAGAAATCGAAGGTAAATTCGTTAAGCAATCCGGTGGTCGTGGTCAGTACGGTCACGTTGTTCTGAAGATCGAACCGCAAGAACCAGGTAAGGGCTTTGAATTCGTTGACGCGATCAAGGGCGGTACAGTTCCACGCGAATACATCCCTGCAGTTGAAAAAGGTGTTCGCGAAACACTGACTTCCGGTGTATTGGCTGGTTACCCGGTTGTTGACGTTAAAGTCACATTGTTCTTTGGTTCCTACCATGACGTTGACTCCAACGAAAACGCCTTCCGTATGGCGGGTTCGATGGCGTTCAAAGATGGCTGCCGTAAAGCAAGCCCAGTTATCCTGGAACCAATGATGGCTGTTGAAGTAGAAACACCTGAAGACTACGCTGGTACAGTCATGGGTGATCTGTCTTCACGTCGTGGTATGGTTCAAGGTATGGACGAAATCGCTGGCGGCGGTGGCAAGATCATCAAAGCTGAAGTGCCTTTGTCTGAGATGTTTGGTTACTCCACATCCCTGCGTTCTGCTACACAAGGTCGTGCAACATATTCCATGGAATTCAAGCACTACTCTGAAGCACCTAAGAACGTGATTGACGCTATCGTCACATCCAAAGCTAAGTAA
- the rpsG gene encoding 30S ribosomal protein S7 encodes MPRRREVPKRDVLPDPKFGNVEVAKFVNVLMLSGKKSVAEGIIYGAFDHIQQKSGKDPLEVFALAINNAKPLVEVKSRRVGGANYQVPVEVRPVRRLALSMRWLREAANKRSEKSMPQRLGGELLEAAEGRGGAMKKRDEVHRMAEANKAFSHFRF; translated from the coding sequence ATGCCACGTCGTCGTGAGGTCCCGAAGCGGGACGTACTGCCGGATCCAAAGTTCGGTAATGTAGAAGTAGCAAAATTTGTAAACGTATTGATGTTGTCCGGCAAGAAGTCTGTTGCTGAAGGCATCATCTACGGCGCATTTGACCACATCCAACAAAAATCTGGTAAAGATCCTTTGGAAGTGTTTGCGCTGGCAATCAACAACGCCAAGCCACTGGTTGAGGTTAAATCCCGCCGTGTTGGTGGCGCGAACTACCAGGTGCCTGTAGAAGTGCGTCCAGTTCGCCGTCTGGCTTTGTCTATGCGTTGGTTGCGTGAAGCCGCTAACAAGCGTAGCGAAAAATCCATGCCACAACGTTTGGGTGGTGAATTGCTGGAAGCCGCAGAAGGCCGCGGCGGCGCAATGAAGAAACGTGACGAAGTCCATCGTATGGCTGAAGCCAACAAGGCCTTCTCTCACTTCCGCTTCTAA
- the rplD gene encoding 50S ribosomal protein L4 yields MELKLLNEQGQAASNVAAPDTIFGRDYNEALIHQVVVAFQANARSGNRKQKDREEVHHTTKKPWRQKGTGRARAGMSSSPLWRGGGRIFPNTPDENFSHKVNKKMYRAGICSILSQLAREGRLNVVDDVAVDAPKTKLLSDKLKAMGCLDSVLIITDEFNENLMLAARNLANVLVVEPRYADPVSLVFYKKVLITKPALAKIEEMLA; encoded by the coding sequence ATGGAACTGAAGCTCCTAAACGAACAAGGTCAAGCAGCGTCTAATGTAGCCGCTCCTGATACTATCTTTGGTCGTGACTACAATGAAGCCTTGATCCATCAAGTCGTCGTTGCATTCCAAGCCAATGCTCGTAGCGGTAATCGCAAACAAAAAGATCGTGAAGAAGTCCATCACACAACCAAGAAACCTTGGCGTCAAAAAGGTACTGGTCGTGCACGTGCTGGTATGTCTTCTTCTCCATTGTGGCGTGGCGGTGGTCGTATATTCCCGAACACACCTGATGAGAATTTCTCTCACAAAGTTAACAAAAAGATGTATCGCGCAGGTATCTGCTCGATTCTGTCTCAGTTGGCTCGTGAGGGTCGTTTGAATGTGGTTGACGATGTTGCTGTTGACGCACCTAAGACAAAACTGTTGTCCGACAAACTGAAGGCAATGGGTTGCCTGGATTCCGTCCTGATCATCACTGACGAATTCAATGAAAACCTGATGTTGGCGGCGCGTAATCTGGCAAACGTACTGGTTGTTGAGCCACGTTATGCTGATCCAGTTTCTTTGGTGTTCTACAAGAAAGTGTTGATCACCAAGCCAGCACTGGCAAAGATTGAGGAGATGCTGGCATGA
- the rpsJ gene encoding 30S ribosomal protein S10, giving the protein MSTQNQKIRIRLKAFDYKLIDQSALEIVETAKRTGAVVKGPVPLPTRIQRFDVLRSPHVNKTSRDQFEIRTHQRLMDIVDPTDKTVDALMKLDLPAGVDVEIKLQ; this is encoded by the coding sequence ATGTCCACACAAAATCAAAAAATCCGTATCCGTCTGAAAGCTTTCGATTACAAACTGATCGATCAGTCCGCTCTGGAAATCGTAGAAACAGCCAAGCGCACTGGCGCTGTTGTTAAAGGCCCGGTTCCTCTGCCTACACGTATCCAGCGTTTCGATGTACTGCGTTCCCCACACGTGAACAAAACTTCCCGTGATCAATTTGAAATCCGTACTCACCAGCGCTTGATGGACATCGTTGACCCAACTGACAAAACAGTTGACGCGTTGATGAAGCTCGATCTGCCAGCTGGCGTTGACGTAGAAATCAAACTGCAATAA